Sequence from the Methanobacterium alkalithermotolerans genome:
AAAATCAGGCCATCAATATGTAAAACTTCATTTCTAATTTTCCCTGCCAGAAGAGCCACGAACTCCAGAGGGGCTGTTTTTTTTGATATCTGAATAATTTCATCCACAACTTCCTGATCTAAATGAACTTCATTGAATTTTTGTTTATTATTTCCAAAAATAAAGCTGAGTAAACGGTCCAGTATTCCCATGGTAGTACCTTAATAGTTTTTTTAAATTAGATAGGATTTAAGTGTAATAAAATTTATTGTAATTTAATTTTATGAAGGATTAAAACTCACATTTCCTGAAAAAAGTTCTGATTAAATACCGGAAGGTCCCAGTCAGTTATAATTTTTTTCCGGGTGGTTAATACCTCCTCCTTATGGAGGGGATTGTATCCTTTAATTTCTATTTCTCCCTTATATATCCCTACCCCTTTTCTTTGCCAGGCAGGTACTTTTGATATATTTATTCCTCTTTCAAATAATAAATCATGTATTTGGGCACTTTTTAGACCCTTTAATTGTTTCATAGCCTGATTTTTATCCATTTCATCCCTCAAGGTCCAGTAAGCATATCCATTAAGGCAATTTCTCCAGGATTCATCCTGCCGGGATTTAAAGTACTCCATTACCATCTCCGAAGAAAGAGAAATTACACGTGAATCAAAAGAAACTCTATTTAACATTCTGGGTTTAGATTTTTCTTCACCTGATTTTAATAAGTTTTTATTAAAGTTATGTAAAAATGACGAAGCCGTGAAACTGGCAAAAACTGAATCCATTTTTTCAACCCGGCCCGAGAATGGAACCTGATCCAGCAATACGTTGAACTCATCAGAAAAGGTATAGATAAAAGAAGGGCTGAATTCTCGCATGATAAATATGGCAGTATTCACCATGGCATCAACAAAAAGAGAGTCATATGGTTTTTCCAGTCCAAATTCATTAGAAAGTCTATGAAAACCCCTTCCATCCAGCCTTAAAATCAATTTAGACCCGCAAGGTACTTTCAAGTTGGAAAAAATTTCACATTCTTTCATAAAATACTAATTCCTGCTATATTTTAGTTATTGTAAATTTATAAAATACTGGATATATTTTTGAGATGAAATATAAATATGTGCTTTAAATTGATTTAGATTATTATAAATAAAAAGTACAATTAAAGTTAGGTTCCCACAATAAAATTTTCATTCAAACCCTTAAGAAGTTTTATAGCAGAATATGCAGCTAGAACACTTGTTTTAGGATTTATAGAACATCTAAT
This genomic interval carries:
- a CDS encoding tRNA(His) guanylyltransferase Thg1 family protein — translated: MKECEIFSNLKVPCGSKLILRLDGRGFHRLSNEFGLEKPYDSLFVDAMVNTAIFIMREFSPSFIYTFSDEFNVLLDQVPFSGRVEKMDSVFASFTASSFLHNFNKNLLKSGEEKSKPRMLNRVSFDSRVISLSSEMVMEYFKSRQDESWRNCLNGYAYWTLRDEMDKNQAMKQLKGLKSAQIHDLLFERGINISKVPAWQRKGVGIYKGEIEIKGYNPLHKEEVLTTRKKIITDWDLPVFNQNFFQEM